Sequence from the Bacillus mesophilus genome:
CAATTTATCAGCTACTATTCTAAAACATAAAAAAGCCGTAGTTATTGCGTTTGCACTATTTACGGTTCTCTCTGCTATTGCTCAATTTTTTGTATCAGTCAATTACAATATGGTGGATTACTTGCCTGATGATGCGGAATCCACTCAAGCTTTAGAAGTGATGGAACAAGAGTTTACCGCCTCAGTTCCAAACACAAGAGTCATGGTAATGGACGTATCCTTACAAGAGGCACTCACTCTTAAAGAAGAGATGGAGGCAATTGAAGGTGTTTCTGAAGTCATCTGGTTGGATGATGTGGTGGATTTGAAGACACCTTTAGAAATGGCTGATCAAGAGATGATTGAAACTTACTATAAAAATGAAAATGCTCTGTTCTCCATCAGTGTTGAGGCTGGTGATGAGGTTAGAATAACAGATGCAATTTATGAATTGATTGGTGAGAATGGTGCAATTGCTGGAGAAGCAATTAACACAGCCTCCTCACAGAAAATGGCTGGAAATGAATCCATGTATGCAGCGATTCTGTTAGTTCCAATCATCATCTTTATTTTAATCATCTCGACAACTTCGTGGGTTGAACCGATTTTATTTTTAACCGCCATCGGTGTTTCTGTCTTGATTAACTTAGGAACGAACATCTTTATTGGTGAGGTATCCTTTGTTACGCAATCCGTTGCCCCGATCCTACAGCTAGCCGTTTCACTCGACTATGCAGTATTTTTGCTACATAGCTTCCATGAATATCGAAAGACAATGAATAGTCCAGAAGAAGCGATGCAGCTTGCCATGAAAAAGTCATTTCCGGCGATCACAGCAAGTGCTGCCACTACCTTTTTCGGATTTATCGCCCTTACCTTCATGGAGTTTAAAATTGGCTCTGACTTAGGTGTAAACTTAGTAAAAGGGATTGTGTTAAGCTTTATCAGCGTTATGGTGTTTTTACCAGCATTAACGTTACTGTTTTATAAATGGATGGACAAAACACAGCATAAAAACTTTGTACCTAGCTTTGAAGGACTTGGAAAGTTTATGTTAAAGTTACGATTTCCAAGCTTACTCATTATTTTTATCATTCTGATTCCAGCCTTTTTGGCACAAAGTAATACTGGCTTTACATATGGACTTGGGGAACTTCCAGAAACATCTCGTGCTGGCAGTGATTTTATCGCCATTAAAGAGGCGTTTGGGGAAGCGACACCACTTGTGCTATTAGTTCCTAGCGGAGATGTTGCGAAGGAAACGGAGCTTGTCCAAGACCTAGAAGAGCTAGATTATGTTACAAGTGTCATTGC
This genomic interval carries:
- a CDS encoding efflux RND transporter permease subunit, which gives rise to MNNLSATILKHKKAVVIAFALFTVLSAIAQFFVSVNYNMVDYLPDDAESTQALEVMEQEFTASVPNTRVMVMDVSLQEALTLKEEMEAIEGVSEVIWLDDVVDLKTPLEMADQEMIETYYKNENALFSISVEAGDEVRITDAIYELIGENGAIAGEAINTASSQKMAGNESMYAAILLVPIIIFILIISTTSWVEPILFLTAIGVSVLINLGTNIFIGEVSFVTQSVAPILQLAVSLDYAVFLLHSFHEYRKTMNSPEEAMQLAMKKSFPAITASAATTFFGFIALTFMEFKIGSDLGVNLVKGIVLSFISVMVFLPALTLLFYKWMDKTQHKNFVPSFEGLGKFMLKLRFPSLLIIFIILIPAFLAQSNTGFTYGLGELPETSRAGSDFIAIKEAFGEATPLVLLVPSGDVAKETELVQDLEELDYVTSVIAYVNMVGQVIPPEFLDESITNEFYSENYSRIVINTNQGTEGDIPFAIVQQVQDTAEEYYGEKALSLGESVTLYDIKNTVAKDNVVVNLITVITIAIVLMVTFRSITIPIVLLITIQAAVWINLSIPYFTESPLVFVGYLIISTVQLAATVDYAILLTEAYQHHRKEMSAYQAIVKTVDEKTFSISISAAILSSVGFILWITSSNPIVGSIGLLLGRGALLAFIMVVCVLPAMLFVFDKLIRKTTYKSNFYEEK